A segment of the Commensalibacter oyaizuii genome:
AAGATGATGCAAATTACCATTATGTATGTGTAGCAACAAATAAATGGAAAAGAGTCGCATTATCTGATTTTTAATAATTTGATTTAATTTTTTTTTTAATGAACCACCCATCTTGGGTGGTTTTTTTATAGTTTAACTGTAAGGAAAAAACCATGGCTAAAGTCACAGGTGGAATCTACATTCCACACCTAAAACAAGAGATTATAACCCCAGCATTGAATTATATAGGTTTTGGTGGTCAACGCGCTATTAACCAAGTCACAGGAACCTTTCTTGCCGAAGGATACGCAGGGGGCAGCACTTATCTTAAACAATTGGGCAAGGGGCCTGCATTGGGTGCTATGCAGATGGAGCCTTTCACCTATAACGATATATGGACGAATTTTTTAAGTGGTCCAAGACGTGCTAACCTAGCAACAGCATTAAAACACCTTGCAGGGGACTGGAATACCGACAACAGAGCTATTCCAAAGCCAGGGGTCATGACAGGCAATCTTTTTTTTGCTGCAGCGATGTGTCGAGTATTTTACTTACGGATTACTGCGGTTTTGCCTTTGGCCAATGACGCAACGGCAATGGCACAATATCACAAGAAATATTACAACACAGCCTTGGGCAAAGCAGATTGGCAAAGCAATGTCGATCGGTTTCAGCAGGCCATTGATGCTTGATTTATATATTGGATATGTTTTGTTAATTATTTTTAATAAATGGTGCCCAAGGGCGGAATCGAACCACCGACACAGCGATTTTCAGTCGCTTGCTCTACCGACTGAGCTACTTGGGCACTGTTTTTTTCGTTGTTTCGGTATCAACGAATCTTGTATGTAAAGCATTTACCCTACATCATGATTTCAATCAAGTCTTTCTTTTAGAAAATTTTCAATTTCTTGTTCTTCTTCTTCGTTTTTGGGTGCAGAGGCAATGCGATAAGTGCCTGTAAACCAATGTCCAAGGTCTATATCTGCACATTTCTTTGAACAAAAAGGCCTGTATTCAGTCATTGATTTTTTTTTACATATTGGACATTTTGTATTTAATTCAGTCATAATGAAGTTCCCACTGTTGATTTGTAAATCCGGGGTTTGATTCCAGTTTTAAAGATATTGAACACCTTTGTTCGAAATTGGAGGCTGCCCAATGATCTTGTTTTAAGGCTTGGTGTAAATGGATACTGGTAATCAGGGTAATGTGACGATATTTGAAATGATTAAGATCATTTTTAAATTGTTGTTTAACGGCATAAAGGATCTTGATAGCTTGACCATGATCGGAAGACACTAGTTCATGCAAAGGGGGACGCTTGCGTGGACGTAAAATTTCTCCAAGCCCAAGATTTGTAAATCCCAGGAATTTAGGGTGCAGGGGGTCTTTGCTCAATGCTTGTTCAATATCTTGTTGAAATAGACGTCGCTTTTTTGACGGCAACCCAACCATATCAATAAGAATAGCACCAGAAAGATTACGCAGCCTTAGTTGATGTAATAAGATGGGCAAAGCGATTCGATTGGCATTAAACTGGGAACGTAATTTGGATTGGTTATCGTTGCTTAGCACAGCTCCGTCCATGTCAATGGCAACCAGTGCAGGGGTTGGAACAATACTGGCATGCATTCCCATGGGCAATTCAACCTCAGATTCTTCCAAGGCTTCTATTTGTTGTACGATTTCTGGGTCTAAAGTATGTTTGCTTGGTTGTATTCTGGGTTTTAGGTAAGGCGAGATAAGCTCAATCAAATGTAAATCGTCAAGAAGTATGTTGGCATTTGGCCATCGTTTTGCCAATGTTTCCAAAGGGGATGGGCCCGGTTTCAAAAGATGTGGAGTGTTTTGTGTTATTTCAAAATCTGGCAAATTGCGTTGGTCCAATCGAATACCTTTACCCCCTTGCGCGCTGCGTGTAACACGCACAATAACACCATCCCCTTCATGTAGGGACTTGCTATCTGCATTGTTGGGTAAGAAGCCGGATTTATTATTGCACAACGTGATAAATGCCCCCCCTAGAGCAGATGAACAAGTTGCCACACGGCCGAAGTGAATGTCCCCCAATTCATCGGAATAACCTGGATACCATAGGGAAAAATCCAGCAGTTGGTTGTGGTGAACCACGGCAATTCGAACGACACCAGGGGCAGAGAATGTTCTAATTTCTATCATAGAGGGTTATGCAGCCTGTCAGGAATATAAGGATAAGCAAGTTATATAATACTCGTTTTGAGGGGGGGTATTTAGGATGTATGGATCATCAGTGATTATACGTTTTTAATGTAAAATATGAACGATACAATACCAAAATTTCATTGGGCTAATTATTTTAAATTTTATCTCGTTTTAACGCAATATAAGTAGAGCAATAATTTGTTTTAAAGGGATATAGGCGATTTTTCATAAGGTTGTCTTTTTGCCCATTTTTCAAAGATTAAAAATCTAATTTTATCGAATTAACGCCACGACTGCGCTTAATTTTTAATCATCATTCAAAAGGATTTTATATTTATGGTTAATTCATCAACTACATCAACACAAGCACGTAATTCTGTAACGAATAATAATGAGATGAATCTGGAAGCGTCAATTAGTCATTTGGAACGAGCTGTTATAACAGCCTATAATAATATCAATAAGATTGTTAATTTGCGACAAGGTGCGTTCCACGAAGCCCTGTTAAAAACATTAAACGAAGCGGTGGGAAAATCATCAGAAAGAATGGATCGTTTATTTTCTGAGTCTTTCAGTAAAATTTACGCACTTAACAGTATGGCTTTAGAGCAGTCAATAAGGAACAATGGGATGAATGCTGCTCGAAAAGAATTTGATGAATATCGAAAACTTGATCAATATATTGAAAATCAACGACTTGTTTTTTCTGATATTCGTGTTGCCTTGCAACAGATCGTGCAAAGTATTGCACCGATGACCAGTGAACAAAAAATGATTGAAACATCGAATTTTGCACGGGCACATAACGTGGATTATACAGATATTTCAATGTTTCAACAATTTGCCAGCC
Coding sequences within it:
- a CDS encoding DNA gyrase inhibitor YacG is translated as MTELNTKCPICKKKSMTEYRPFCSKKCADIDLGHWFTGTYRIASAPKNEEEEQEIENFLKERLD
- a CDS encoding ribonuclease E/G, which codes for MIEIRTFSAPGVVRIAVVHHNQLLDFSLWYPGYSDELGDIHFGRVATCSSALGGAFITLCNNKSGFLPNNADSKSLHEGDGVIVRVTRSAQGGKGIRLDQRNLPDFEITQNTPHLLKPGPSPLETLAKRWPNANILLDDLHLIELISPYLKPRIQPSKHTLDPEIVQQIEALEESEVELPMGMHASIVPTPALVAIDMDGAVLSNDNQSKLRSQFNANRIALPILLHQLRLRNLSGAILIDMVGLPSKKRRLFQQDIEQALSKDPLHPKFLGFTNLGLGEILRPRKRPPLHELVSSDHGQAIKILYAVKQQFKNDLNHFKYRHITLITSIHLHQALKQDHWAASNFEQRCSISLKLESNPGFTNQQWELHYD